aatgattcattatattttaaattcttcttcttttttaaaaaaaaaaattgtactttttttcaaGTCTCCAggttatgtatttgtataattttaacatcatTGACACTACCAAAGTGTATTTGATCTCAAAAAAATCCACCACCTGCAATGGTGTAacaatgaaaaacaataacaaatttaatatacataatgttcTGCAAGACATGGTAGTTTTCCAAGACTAAtaactttgaatattttaatattatagttcaataCAATTTccagattaatataataatcacttACACGTATGAACTATCACTAAAACAGTTTCATCGAAAAaacacattgaaaaaaaaatacttacatataaattaattaacaaaagaaAGAGCGCTTGTTAgcacaaaataaaacttaaaaagtttGATTTTCAGATCGACAATgacattattttgattaatccccaaatttaatgttaatatttacaatgtgaaaagaaattaaatatttcactaaCATTGTTACAacagatcaaaaaaaaaaaaaaaagaaaaatacttatctaaatttaagttactaagtaataagtactattaattattgaaatactaaCCACTATTACTTTGTTtgttgcaaaataataattgtatgtacaaactatttataaacagatataggtatacatatattataatataaacattatattgttataaattaaatcattattgatTTACTTAATTAAGTATTGCGAGGATAGatcttttaaatgtttttatttttaattatttgtttcaaataggaattttttgcttattttcaatatgaaagtcaattcaaattttgatgtgACTAACAGAGTGATAATTTGCCATCAATAGGAGCCCTGAAATATCTACGTTGACCGAGCTCATCAAATCCATTATTTAGGGACGATGAGATGGACCAATGTCACTCACTGTTACTTTGATGGTGGTGATGGTGGTGATGACCTCCAATCGATGGAGAAGATACAAGTGCCAGTGGATGTCCTGGAGAAGTAAGCATAGGAAACATATCACTCTGATTTTGTACTGACATTGAAGCGGTGAACATATCTGTGTTGGTAGATGTAGTTTGACCAGCCATAGTTGTTGTTGGTGGATTAATGCGTTTTTCTTTTTGCCTGCGGTTGCAGAACCAAACACGAACCACTTCTTTTTCCATGGATAGGTTATCAGCCAATATAGATATTTCTTCAGATGTAGGCTTAGGATTTGCTCTAAATGCTTTTTCTAGAGAATATCTTATAGATGTTTCAATAGATGTACGTTTCTTGCGACGCCTTCCAATTGCTTCTGGTGTTGTCAGAGGATTACACAAAGCACTGGGGTTAGTCATTGTACTATCAGCATCTACAAGCCACTTTTGCAACAGTGGTTTTAGCTTGCACATGTTTTTAAAAGACAAATTCAACGCCTCAAACCTAGATATTGTTGTTTGAGAAAAATCATTGCCATATAGTTTTCCCATTGCAAGGCCCACATCACCTTGAGTAAACCCTAAACAAAgaatataagaaattaataaaaaatattttattattattttttatatatttttaaaatgtgcaaaaatatatttttttttacctaatttaatGCGTCTTTGCTTAAAGAGTTTAGCAAACTGTTCTAATTCTTCGAGATCGGTGGTATCATCAGTGCTAGTTTTGGTTTCTGCCAGTCGGCTAAGAGCGGCTGCCGCTGATGGATCCAAGTCATTATTAGATGATTGGGTCTGAGCAGAGTGTTTAGAATGATGGGATGGTGTTGAAGAACCAGCTGGACGTGCTGACTGATTAGGACCATTGCCAACTGGAGAATGTTGATGATTGTTAGTCATATTTTGAGCCTGTTGGATCTGTTGTAGTTGAAGTGATGCTTGCGTCAATGCTTGGTGGACCTaatttttacatgtttttattattaaccagTTAAcaaatgcaaatataatatgtaaaaaaaatttccattataattacttgattttggaaaaaaaatggagTCTGGTTCTGATGTGTTGCTGTAGACTGtctcattaataaatattgaatttgttgCTGGAAAAGTGCTTGAAGTTCTTGAGGTGTAAGAGAAGATTGACCTCCAGGAGGACTTCCAATTAATGGATTACTTTGCGGTGATAAGACTCCCAACCCAggaatctataaaatattcaaaaaatattagatatggGTTTTGGATgcttaacaaatataatattaatattaatattaattatacctgTGCGAATTGCTGACTTTGTAGTGCAGCTAATGGATCACTGCCACTTGTTACATTTGCTGAACAATTTCCCGATGGTCCGGTACTGCTAACGCCTGAGCTCGAAGAGC
The DNA window shown above is from Aphis gossypii isolate Hap1 chromosome 2, ASM2018417v2, whole genome shotgun sequence and carries:
- the LOC114130916 gene encoding POU domain protein 2-like; protein product: MILQQHHRIGGLLAGRRPSSCDATAAAAAAAAAADQQPLDLSSLSVPKYNNGGRAHPYFTHHHHSRVAAGHQQSSAKSTVSSPPPPQVLMRAVHAAVGSSSDDDEDEDDDDDEDDERGSIGGRRSRGDQSSPIPPPTPNENDASERLMHLEHKFYCRDGTDAESIKSAKSQSPIPEEDDNGEEERVEDIVDHSEDSTGSDLLLNSDGSPDRIGALNLVSHRHSGSSSSSGVSSTGPSGNCSANVTSGSDPLAALQSQQFAQIPGLGVLSPQSNPLIGSPPGGQSSLTPQELQALFQQQIQYLLMRQSTATHQNQTPFFFQNQVHQALTQASLQLQQIQQAQNMTNNHQHSPVGNGPNQSARPAGSSTPSHHSKHSAQTQSSNNDLDPSAAAALSRLAETKTSTDDTTDLEELEQFAKLFKQRRIKLGFTQGDVGLAMGKLYGNDFSQTTISRFEALNLSFKNMCKLKPLLQKWLVDADSTMTNPSALCNPLTTPEAIGRRRKKRTSIETSIRYSLEKAFRANPKPTSEEISILADNLSMEKEVVRVWFCNRRQKEKRINPPTTTMAGQTTSTNTDMFTASMSVQNQSDMFPMLTSPGHPLALVSSPSIGGHHHHHHHQSNSE